In one window of uncultured Desulfovibrio sp. DNA:
- a CDS encoding aldehyde dehydrogenase family protein encodes MIGDKDLISIQQARILAENAADAQTRLSAMPQESLDTVVEAMAEAAAAEAQSLAVMSHEETGCGVWQDKMAKNLFACRRVIQSVRGMRCVGKLPQSADAAQHVFEVGVPVGVIAALSPCTNPVSTTICNVLAAVKAGNSIVVCPHQHAVECTSRVVAAMSAAGQAHGLPEGSVTCLTMVADSGIEELMRHRLVALVLVTGRDSMLEAARHSGKPFIYGGMGNGPAFIEATADICKAVDDILASKSFDNGLAPSAEQCVIVDGKIEPQARRAFEANGACFINEAQALALSETMFHPNGRRNRAMLGQSATVLAEKAGIAVPQGTRVLLVERRYVDPADPFIRELLAPVLAYYVEPDWRHACEKCLELLLREGHAQTMTIHSQDEEIIQQFALKKPVARMLVNTPAAFGGMGLTTDLFPSMTQGSGLAGHGFSSDNISPMNLIYRRKVGYGVRGFSFREQQSDQTDPVSDALRRVLRKALNELNR; translated from the coding sequence ATGATCGGCGACAAGGATCTTATTTCCATCCAGCAGGCTCGCATCCTTGCTGAAAACGCGGCTGACGCTCAGACGCGGCTTTCCGCCATGCCTCAGGAATCACTGGACACGGTGGTGGAAGCCATGGCTGAAGCCGCCGCCGCTGAGGCCCAGTCGCTTGCCGTCATGAGCCACGAAGAAACCGGATGCGGCGTGTGGCAGGACAAAATGGCCAAAAACCTTTTTGCCTGCCGCCGCGTCATACAGAGCGTACGGGGCATGCGCTGCGTGGGCAAACTGCCCCAGAGCGCCGATGCTGCGCAACACGTGTTTGAAGTGGGTGTGCCCGTGGGCGTTATAGCCGCCCTCAGCCCCTGCACCAACCCGGTTTCCACCACCATCTGCAATGTGCTTGCGGCGGTTAAGGCGGGCAATTCCATTGTGGTTTGCCCTCACCAGCACGCCGTGGAATGCACCAGCCGCGTGGTGGCGGCCATGTCTGCCGCCGGTCAGGCCCACGGCCTGCCCGAGGGTTCTGTGACCTGTCTGACCATGGTCGCCGACAGCGGCATTGAAGAACTCATGCGCCACCGTCTTGTGGCTCTGGTTCTGGTAACCGGCAGGGACAGCATGCTTGAGGCTGCGCGCCACAGCGGCAAGCCCTTCATTTACGGCGGCATGGGCAACGGCCCGGCCTTTATTGAAGCCACTGCCGACATTTGCAAGGCCGTGGACGACATTCTTGCCAGCAAGAGCTTTGACAACGGGTTGGCCCCATCTGCCGAGCAGTGCGTCATTGTGGACGGCAAGATCGAGCCGCAGGCGCGCCGGGCATTTGAGGCGAACGGAGCCTGTTTTATCAACGAGGCGCAGGCCCTGGCCCTGAGCGAAACCATGTTTCACCCCAATGGCCGCCGCAACCGCGCCATGCTGGGGCAATCGGCAACAGTGCTGGCCGAAAAGGCGGGCATTGCCGTGCCGCAGGGCACGCGTGTGCTGCTGGTTGAACGCCGCTACGTGGACCCCGCCGACCCCTTTATCAGGGAACTGCTGGCCCCTGTGCTTGCCTATTATGTTGAACCGGACTGGCGGCATGCCTGCGAAAAATGCCTCGAACTTCTGCTGCGCGAGGGTCACGCCCAAACCATGACCATCCATAGCCAGGATGAAGAGATCATCCAGCAGTTCGCGCTCAAAAAGCCCGTGGCCCGCATGCTGGTCAACACGCCTGCCGCTTTTGGCGGCATGGGCCTCACCACCGACCTTTTCCCTTCCATGACGCAGGGCAGCGGTCTGGCCGGGCACGGATTCAGCTCCGACAACATTTCACCAATGAATCTCATTTATCGGCGCAAGGTGGGTTACGGCGTTCGCGGCTTCTCGTTCAGGGAACAGCAGAGCGACCAGACCGACCCCGTTTCAGACGCACTGCGGCGCGTTTTGCGCAAGGCTCTCAATGAATTGAACAGGTGA
- a CDS encoding BMC domain-containing protein, with the protein MIETFGIVFLMEGADAMIKAADVELIGYENVASGYCSALVQGDVAAVQAAVAAGIKAVNNMGATVYSSAVIPTPHRRLVRLVRRYALS; encoded by the coding sequence ATGATTGAAACCTTTGGCATTGTCTTTCTTATGGAAGGCGCGGACGCCATGATCAAGGCCGCCGACGTGGAACTGATCGGCTACGAAAACGTGGCCTCCGGTTACTGCTCCGCCCTGGTGCAGGGCGATGTGGCCGCTGTGCAAGCCGCAGTGGCCGCTGGCATCAAGGCCGTGAACAATATGGGCGCTACCGTTTACAGCTCCGCTGTGATCCCCACGCCCCACCGTCGTCTTGTCAGGCTTGTAAGGCGCTACGCCCTGAGCTGA
- a CDS encoding MerR family transcriptional regulator, whose translation MNSQRYTISEMSETSNISKKALRFYDKLGLITPRLRGANNYRYYTHEDVLSVPPLKYYKQMGFRLEEIRAAFDADSNASLRALREMFTTKMQDLRQEEDVLRLRSASIHDWLELLHEAEMVLDNDLRQVSVKYVPPQNLLFHDEVFSLDIKSTIINMGFTNYVESLDNNIAGPVIVHFSSVEERLKKVEQPIQVLQRPMRPCKPELMQTLGGVLMASCYHIGPYENINDTYRKLQRWCASSSYVHAPDAFERYVTDYWTTNNEALFVTEVLVRVRRPNDTFV comes from the coding sequence ATGAATTCTCAGCGCTACACCATAAGCGAAATGAGCGAGACTTCGAATATTTCAAAAAAGGCCCTGCGTTTTTACGACAAGCTGGGCCTCATCACGCCACGCCTGCGCGGGGCCAACAATTATCGCTATTACACGCATGAAGATGTGCTCTCCGTGCCGCCTCTCAAATATTACAAGCAGATGGGATTCCGGCTTGAAGAAATCCGCGCGGCCTTTGATGCGGACAGCAACGCCTCGCTGAGGGCACTGCGCGAGATGTTTACTACCAAGATGCAAGACCTGCGGCAGGAGGAAGACGTGCTGCGTTTGCGCTCGGCCTCCATCCATGACTGGCTTGAGCTGCTGCACGAGGCGGAAATGGTGCTGGATAACGACCTGCGGCAGGTCTCGGTCAAATATGTTCCGCCGCAGAATCTGCTGTTCCATGACGAGGTGTTCTCTCTGGACATCAAGTCCACCATCATCAATATGGGATTCACCAATTATGTTGAATCACTGGATAATAACATCGCCGGGCCGGTCATTGTTCATTTTTCTTCGGTGGAAGAGAGGTTGAAAAAGGTGGAGCAGCCCATACAGGTTTTGCAGCGTCCCATGCGCCCATGTAAGCCGGAGCTGATGCAGACGCTTGGGGGCGTGCTCATGGCGAGCTGTTATCACATTGGCCCTTATGAAAACATCAACGACACCTACCGCAAGCTGCAACGCTGGTGTGCATCCAGCAGCTATGTGCATGCCCCTGATGCCTTTGAACGGTATGTCACCGATTACTGGACAACCAACAATGAAGCGCTTTTTGTGACCGAGGTCCTCGTGCGGGTGCGCCGCCCCAACGACACATTCGTTTAA
- a CDS encoding outer membrane homotrimeric porin, which yields MSLKRKTILSAAALALTLGLAFGQSAEAVDFKARGIWSMGFGVGDSSLTKDVTTNGAKQKANNSDQFVSRQRVLLFLDAIASENLMGSVQFKLGPQDWGRSGQGSALGADGTLVRVTQANMQWSVPQTDLKFKMGLQYLALPNAAGGSAVFDTQAAAVVGNYAFNKNVGLTALWMRPFNDNYQGGTYNNVISNDKASYLDNMDLFALSMPLTFDGISITPWVMPGMMGRNTGKFGAFTNYGLNDGSPATTLYPYLNKIGAGHGLNVTGVTNASKEYGTVFWAGLPVKITALEPWNIEFDTNYGFVEQMGSFNVMRRNNANDVVHGSTQRQGWLAKALVEYKLDWGVPGVFGWYASGDDGNVKNGSERLPSVCAYGNFTSFMGDGNLGWSPNVNFMDKSLSYAGTWGFGAQIRDVSFLDKLTHTFRVAYWGGTNSPAMVKYMDHANAWDSTSNMFDGPYMTTNDGLLEFNVISSYKIYDNLEMNVELGYVANYMDSSTWNKSYQNFGSYSKQDAWKGQVVFQYKF from the coding sequence ATGTCTTTGAAACGGAAAACCATTCTTTCCGCAGCAGCTCTTGCGCTTACATTGGGGTTGGCGTTTGGGCAGTCTGCCGAAGCGGTGGATTTCAAGGCAAGGGGCATCTGGTCGATGGGCTTTGGCGTGGGCGATTCCAGCCTGACCAAGGACGTGACGACCAATGGGGCAAAACAGAAAGCCAACAACTCTGACCAGTTTGTTTCGCGTCAGCGCGTTCTGCTTTTCCTTGACGCCATTGCTTCTGAAAACCTTATGGGCAGCGTGCAATTCAAGCTTGGCCCGCAGGATTGGGGCAGATCCGGTCAGGGTTCCGCCCTTGGTGCGGACGGCACCCTGGTGCGCGTGACCCAGGCCAACATGCAGTGGTCGGTTCCGCAGACCGATCTGAAGTTCAAGATGGGCTTGCAGTATCTGGCCCTGCCCAACGCCGCTGGCGGCTCTGCGGTGTTTGACACCCAGGCTGCCGCTGTGGTTGGCAACTATGCCTTCAACAAAAACGTGGGCCTCACCGCCCTGTGGATGCGCCCCTTCAACGACAACTATCAGGGCGGCACCTACAACAACGTGATCAGCAACGACAAGGCCAGTTATCTTGATAATATGGACCTGTTTGCCCTGAGCATGCCCCTGACCTTTGACGGCATCAGCATCACCCCATGGGTCATGCCCGGCATGATGGGCCGCAACACTGGCAAGTTTGGCGCGTTCACCAACTATGGGCTCAATGATGGCTCCCCTGCCACCACCCTGTACCCCTATCTGAACAAGATCGGCGCGGGCCACGGCCTCAACGTGACCGGCGTGACCAATGCCTCCAAGGAATACGGCACCGTGTTCTGGGCTGGCCTGCCTGTCAAGATCACGGCTCTGGAACCCTGGAACATTGAATTCGACACCAACTACGGTTTTGTCGAACAGATGGGCAGCTTCAATGTGATGCGCCGCAACAACGCCAATGATGTGGTGCACGGCAGCACCCAGCGCCAGGGCTGGCTGGCCAAGGCCCTTGTGGAATACAAGCTCGACTGGGGCGTGCCCGGCGTGTTCGGCTGGTACGCTTCCGGCGATGACGGCAACGTCAAGAACGGTTCCGAGCGCCTGCCTTCCGTATGTGCTTACGGCAACTTCACGTCCTTCATGGGCGATGGCAACCTCGGCTGGAGCCCCAACGTCAACTTCATGGACAAGTCCCTGTCCTACGCGGGCACCTGGGGCTTTGGCGCGCAGATCCGCGACGTCAGCTTCCTCGACAAACTCACCCACACCTTCCGCGTGGCCTACTGGGGCGGCACCAACAGCCCCGCAATGGTCAAGTACATGGACCATGCCAATGCGTGGGATTCCACGTCCAACATGTTTGACGGCCCTTACATGACCACCAACGATGGTCTGCTGGAATTCAACGTGATTTCTTCCTACAAGATTTACGACAATCTTGAGATGAACGTTGAACTGGGCTACGTGGCCAACTACATGGACAGCAGCACCTGGAACAAGAGCTACCAGAACTTCGGCTCCTACTCCAAGCAGGACGCCTGGAAGGGTCAGGTGGTCTTCCAGTACAAGTTCTAA
- a CDS encoding alkaline phosphatase family protein has protein sequence MAAKAKRAALIGYDCLIPKRLEVMLAQGGLDNFRKFMQEGSYIPEGFNLPTVTPPSWATICTGAWPRTHGVEDYYYYHEGRSLDYKETSQAFGSTILTAETIWDAWDKAGKKCLVVNYPMSWPSKMQHGVMIMGEGLSPAETRWPLHGNEHKEYLCSESVISTDFYPMGSQGTFDDAEGWANLPEGEEPLEMNVRMHFKEAIEPLEDQTWHCLVWQSGDEGYDRMALCPEKDYAKAFFTIQLGQWSEPAQHDFTVKADGRTEKGVFRAKLMQLSDDAEEFKLYISGIAGRCGFIAPAEAAAQIDFSKHITANDIGLVAYLHGIIDTDTVCELVDFHSAWLWNTIESLIKANADWDLFYMHSHPIDWFYHGWLSELDSTDDAVRTKAEKMERYIYEVEDRLLGRLMDIMGDETVMCVCSDHGATPLGPILNTAHALKEAGLCSYEPKKSENYWDIYEETEGFNYVLDVSKSLAVPQRYMFVYVNLKGRYPGGIVEQEDYENVRDRIINALLDYKHPDTGDRPVLLAVRKEDAHVFGMGGAQAGDVVYVLKPEYMAEHGYGLPTGESGCGSLKNLLMFRGPNIRKGYRYTRPRWLADIVPTFCYITGNPVPADAEGAPIYQIMENPNLVD, from the coding sequence ATGGCTGCAAAAGCAAAGCGCGCCGCCCTTATAGGTTACGACTGCCTTATTCCTAAAAGGCTTGAAGTAATGCTCGCTCAGGGGGGGCTCGATAACTTCAGAAAGTTCATGCAGGAGGGCAGCTACATTCCCGAAGGTTTCAATCTGCCTACGGTCACTCCGCCGTCCTGGGCCACTATCTGCACGGGCGCATGGCCCCGCACCCACGGCGTGGAAGACTACTATTACTACCATGAAGGCCGCAGCCTTGATTACAAGGAAACCTCACAGGCTTTCGGCTCCACCATCCTGACCGCAGAGACCATCTGGGACGCGTGGGACAAAGCTGGCAAGAAGTGCCTCGTGGTCAACTACCCCATGTCGTGGCCGTCCAAAATGCAGCACGGCGTCATGATCATGGGCGAGGGCCTCAGCCCCGCCGAAACGCGCTGGCCCCTGCATGGCAATGAGCACAAGGAATATTTGTGCTCTGAAAGCGTTATCTCCACAGATTTTTATCCCATGGGTTCGCAGGGCACCTTTGACGATGCCGAAGGCTGGGCCAACCTGCCGGAAGGCGAAGAACCCCTTGAAATGAACGTGCGCATGCACTTCAAGGAAGCCATAGAACCCCTGGAAGACCAGACCTGGCACTGCCTTGTGTGGCAGAGTGGCGATGAAGGCTATGACCGCATGGCCCTTTGCCCTGAAAAGGACTACGCCAAGGCCTTCTTTACCATCCAGCTTGGCCAGTGGAGCGAACCCGCCCAGCACGACTTTACCGTGAAGGCCGATGGCCGCACCGAAAAAGGCGTGTTCCGCGCCAAGCTCATGCAGCTTTCTGACGATGCTGAAGAATTCAAACTGTATATTTCCGGCATTGCTGGCCGTTGCGGTTTTATCGCTCCGGCTGAAGCCGCCGCGCAGATTGACTTCAGCAAGCACATCACGGCCAACGATATTGGTCTGGTTGCCTATCTGCACGGCATTATTGATACCGACACCGTGTGCGAACTGGTGGACTTTCACAGCGCATGGCTCTGGAACACCATTGAGTCGCTTATCAAGGCTAATGCGGACTGGGATCTCTTCTACATGCACTCCCACCCCATTGACTGGTTCTACCACGGCTGGCTCAGCGAGCTGGACAGCACGGACGATGCGGTTCGCACCAAGGCCGAAAAGATGGAACGCTACATCTACGAAGTGGAAGACCGTCTGCTTGGCCGCCTCATGGACATCATGGGCGATGAAACCGTCATGTGCGTATGCTCCGACCACGGCGCAACGCCCCTCGGCCCCATCCTCAACACGGCCCACGCCCTCAAGGAAGCGGGTCTGTGCTCTTACGAACCCAAGAAGTCTGAAAACTACTGGGATATCTACGAGGAAACCGAAGGCTTCAATTACGTGCTTGATGTGAGCAAGTCGCTTGCCGTGCCGCAGCGCTACATGTTCGTGTACGTGAACCTGAAGGGCCGTTACCCCGGCGGTATTGTTGAGCAGGAAGACTACGAAAACGTGCGCGACCGCATCATCAACGCCCTGCTGGACTACAAGCATCCCGACACGGGCGACCGCCCCGTGCTGCTTGCCGTGCGCAAGGAAGACGCTCACGTGTTTGGCATGGGCGGCGCGCAGGCTGGCGATGTGGTGTACGTGCTCAAACCCGAATACATGGCCGAACACGGTTACGGCCTGCCCACCGGCGAATCCGGCTGCGGCAGCCTCAAGAACCTGCTCATGTTCCGCGGCCCCAACATCCGCAAGGGCTACCGCTATACCCGTCCGCGCTGGCTGGCCGACATTGTGCCCACCTTCTGCTACATCACGGGCAATCCTGTGCCCGCCGACGCCGAAGGCGCGCCCATTTACCAGATCATGGAAAACCCCAATCTGGTCGATTAA